The following is a genomic window from Micromonospora cathayae.
TCGTCCGGCCGGTGGTGGTGCTGGGCCTGGTGGTGGCGGCGCACTCCGTGCTCGCCGCCCCGGCGACCGCCGCGACGACACGGTCCCCGGCCGCGACGACACGGTCCCCGACGGTGGCCGCGACGACCCCAGTCCCGGCGGCGGCCGCCGCCCTGACCACGACCCGCGGCCCGGCGGCCGACGGTCCGACCACCCTGGCGGCGCTGTACCCGGTCGCCGACGCGTGGGTGGACAGCATCAACCCCACGGCCAACCACGGCACCGGCTCCTACCTGAAGGCGGACGGCCTGCCCGTCGCGGTGGCGTACCTCCGCTTCACCGTCCAGGGGGCCGGGACCGACCCCTCCGGCGTGCTCCGCCTCCACCTGGAGACGGCCAGCAGCACCGGCGTCGAGGTCCGGGCCGTCGACGACACCACGTGGGAGGAGAACACGCTGACCTACCACAACGCGCCGCCGACCGGGGCGGTGGTGGGCAGCAGCGGCCCGGTCGAGGCCGGCACCTGGGTCTCGGTGGACGTGTCGTCGCTGATCACCGGCAACGGCCCGGTCACCTTCGCGCTGACCACCGGCAACGACACCGGCATCCGGATCACCAGCCGGGAGGGGACGCAGAAGCCGGAACTGCTCGTACCGGCCCCGCCCAATCCGTCGCCGTACCTGGTCACCCGGACCGGGTCGACCACCTACCAGGCGGTCTCCCAGGTCACCGGGTTCACCTACACCGGACGGCTGAAGACGGTGGTGGAGAGCGCGGTCACCGAGCTCGACGGTCGGGGCGGCGGCACAATCCAGTTCGACTCCGGCACCTTCGACCTCGGTACCGACTACTTCAAGCTCGTCGAGATCGACGACGTCACCTTCGTCGGGGCGGGCATGGACCTGACGTTCATCCGTAACTCCAGCAGCGCCAGCGCCGACACCGAACCGTTCAACACCAAGGGCGCGGTGCGGATGGTCGTCCGGGACCTCACCGTCTCGGCCGGCGGCCCGGCCCGGTCCACCAGCGACGCGCTGGACTTCGACGACGGGATCGACGTGCTGGTGGAACGGGTCCGGGTGAACGCCGCCCGGGGCCGGGGCATCGTGTTCGACGGCAAGAACCAGGGCTGGAGTTCCACCGGCAACACCGTGCGGAACTGCGTCGTCACCGGTACGTTCAGCGACGGCATCGAGCTTCTCTCGGCCAGTCGGAACACCGTCAGCGGTTGCCAGATCAACCACGTCGGCGGGCACGGCATCCAGGTGAACCGTTCCTCCAGCGGTGCCGACCAGCCGAACAAGACCTCCGACCGGAACCTGGTGACCGGCAACGTCGTCGACCACGCCGGTCAGGACGGCGTCAACGTCGACGGCGGGGAGGCCAACCAGATCATGAACAACCGGATCACCAACAGCTCCGACACCTCGACCGGCCGGGACGGCATCCGGATCACCACGCCCACCGGGGTGCCCTGTCTGGACAACGTCGTCGCCGGCAACGTCGCCACCGACGACCAGGTGATCAAGACCCAGCGGTACGGCCTGTACGTCGCCTCCAGTGAATGCCGGACCACCGTGGTCGGGCCGGGCAACGACTTCGCCGGCAACCGCTCCGGCACGATCCGCGACGCCGGCACCGGCACCATCTACCACTGACCGGCCCTACCGCCGGCCGAATTCGGGCCGGGTCCCACCCCGGGGCCCGGCCCGGAGGCACGCTCCGACCGGGGGCGGTCGCGCCGGCCGGCGCGACCGCCCCCGGTCACGGGCTGACAGACCGCCTTGCCTGGTGGCTAGCGGCCGTCCGCCTTGCGTGGCTAGTGACCGTCGACCAGGATCTGGTCGATCTCGGCCAGCTCCTCCGCCGACAGCGGCGGCCGGGTCGCCGCCGCCAGGTTCGCCTCCAACTGACCGACGCTGCTCGCCCCGATGATCAGGCTGGTCATCCGGGGGTCGCGCAGCGCCCAGCCGAGCGCCAGCTGGGCCAGCGACCGGCCGCCGCGCCCGGCGACGTCGTGCAGCGCCCGGACCGTCGTCATCGTCGAGGCGTCCAGGGCGCTCTCCGAGAGGAAGTTGCTGGTTCGGATCCGGGAGTCCGCCGGTACGCCGTGCAGGTAACGGTCGGTGAGCAGCCCCTGGGCCAACGGGCTGAAGGCGACGCAGCCGGCCCCGACCCGCTCCAGGGTGTCGAGCAGGCCGTCGGTCTCCGTCCACCGGTTGAACATCGAGTACGACGGCTGGTTCACCAGCAGCGGCGTACCCAGGTCACGGAGGATCTCAGCCGCCCGCGTGGTCTGCGCCGAGTCGTAGTTGGACACCCCCACGTAGCGGGCCCGGCCGGAGCGGACGACCGCGTCGAGCGCGCCCATCGTCTCCTCCAGCGGGGTGTCCGGGTCGAAGCGGTGCGAGTAGAAGATGTCGACGTGGTCCACGCCCAGCCGGCGCAGGGACTGGTCCAGCGAGGAGATCAGGTACTTGCGGGAGCCCCACTCGCCGTACGGGCCGGGCCACATCCGGTACCCCGCCTTGGTGGAGATCACCAGCTCGTCGCGGTACGGCGCGAGGTCGGTGGCGAGCAGCCGACCGAAGTTCTCCTCCGCCGAGCCGGGCGGGGGGCCGTAGTTGTTCGCCAGGTCGAAGTGGGTGACGCCGAGGTCGAAGGCGCGCCGGACGATGTCCCGCTGCCGCTCCCACGGCCGGTCGTGGCCGAAGTTGTGCCAGAGCCCGAGCGAGACGGCGGGCAGCAGCAGGCCGCTGCGTCCACACCGCCGGTAACTCGTCGCCGCGTACCGGTCCTCCGCCGCCACATACTCCATGCCCCGACCCTAACCCCGTCGCGAGCTGGCCGATCGTCCGGCCGCCGCCGCTCCGTGTTCCCGGATGCCGCCGGCCGGGCCGCCGGTGGGCGGGTAGCGTCGGATCATGCGCTACGTCTCCCTGGACACCCCCAAGCCCATCTCCCGGATCGGTCTCGGCACCTGGCAGTTCGGCTCGAAGGAGTGGGGCTACGGTCCGGAGTACGAGCAGCGGGCCGCCCAGATCGTCCGGCGGGCGCTCGACCTCGGCGTGACCCTCTTCGACACCGCCGAGCTGTACGGCTTCGGCCGCAGCGAGCGGATCCTCGGCGCCGCGCTCGGCGACGACCGGGCGAAGGTCGTGCTGGCCACCAAGATCCTCCCGGTGCTGCCGATCGCGCCGGTGGTGCAGCAGCGGGCGGTCGCCTCGGCGGGCCGGCTGGGCGTCAGCCACATCGACCTGTACCAGGTGCACCAGCCGAACCCGGTGGTCGGCGACCACACCACCATGCGCGGCATGCGGGTGTTGCAGGACGTCGGCCTGGTCGGCGAGGTCGGGGTGAGCAACTACAGCCTCCGCCGCTGGCAGTTCGCCGAGGTGGCGCTCGGCCGGCGGGTGCTCAGCAACCAGGTCCGGTACAGCCTCGTCGACCGTGGGCCGGAGAACGACCTGCTGCCGTACGCCGAGCGGACCGGCCGGATCGTCATGGCGTACAGCCCGCTCGCCCAGGGTTTCCTCTCCGGCCGGTACGACGCCGGCAACCCGCCGTCCGGGGCGGTCCGCCGGGCCAACCCGTACTTCCTGCCGGAGAACCTGACCCGGGGCGCCGCCCTGATCGGCACGCTCCGCGAGGTGGCCGCCGCGCACGACGCCACGCCCAGCCAGATCGCGCTGGCCTACCTGCTGCGCCATCCGAACGTGGTGGCCATCCCGGGGGCCTCCAGCGTCGAGCAGATGGAACGCAACGCCGCCGCGGCCGAGATCGACCTGACGGACACCGAGTACGACGCCCTGCTCGCCGCCGCCCGCGGGTTCCAGCCGGTCACCGGCCTGGCCGCGGTGCCCCGTCTGCTCCGTCGGGGGTGACGGCGGGTCCGGCGGTCGGATCGGCGCACGAATTGTGCTGCGGATACCGTCCCGACGTGAGCTAGCTTTGGTCGGGTGACTGCGCCTTCCCAGGTACCTCCGGTCCCACCGGCCGACCTGCCCGGCACGCTCGGCGAGCTGCGCGCGACCGGACACCGATACCGCACGGTCAAGCAGGAGCTCCGCGACAACCTCCTGGCCCGGATGCGGGCCGGTCAGGACCGTTTCCCCGGCATCGTCGGGTACGACGACACGGTGCTGCCCGAGGTCGAGCGGGCCCTGCTCGCCGGACACGACATGGTCCTGCTCGGCGAACGCGGTCAGGGCAAGACCCGCCTGATCCGGACCCTGGCGACGCTGCTGGACGAGTGGACGCCGGTGATCCCCGGCTCGGTGCTCAACGAGCACCCGATGCACCCGCTCACCCCGTCCTCCCGGGCGGCGGTGGCCGAAGCCGGTGACGCCCTGCCGGTCGGCTGGCTGCACCGCTCGATGCGGTACGGCGAGAAGCTCGCCACCCCGGACACCAGCGTCGGGGACCTGGTCGGCGACGTGGACCCGATCCGGATCGCCGAGGGGCGCACGCTCGGCGACCCGGAGACGATCCACTTCGGGTTGGTGCCGCGTACCAACCGGGGCATCTTCGCCGTCAACGAGCTGCCCGACCTGGCCGAACGGATCCAGGTGGCGCTGCTCAACGTGCTGGAGGAACGCGACATCCAGGTCCGGGGGTACCAGCTTCGCCTGCCGCTGGACCTGCTCCTCGTCGCCAGCGCCAACCCGGAGGACTACACCAACCGGGGCCGGATCATCACCCCGCTGAAGGACCGCTTCGGCGCGGAGATCCGTACCCACTACCCGCTCGACCTCGACCTGGAGCTGGCGCTGATCCGGCAGGAGGCGCAGCTCGTCGCCGAGGTGCCGGAGCACGTGCTGGAGGTGCTGGCCCGGTTCGCCCGGCTGGTCCGGGAGGCCCCGGAGGTCGACCAGCGGTCGGGTGTCTCGGCCCGGTTCGCGGTCGCCGCCGCCGAGACGGTGGCCGCCGGGGCGCTGCGCCGGGCCGGTCTGCTCGCCGCCGAGACGCCCTCCCTGGCGGCGGTGGCGCGGGTCGGCGACGCGGTGCCGGTGGTCAGCACGCTGCGCGGCAAGGTGGAGTTCGAGAGCGGCCAGGAGGACCAGGAAGCCGAGATCCTCGCGCACCTGCTGCGTACCGCCGTCAACGAGACCTTCCGGTCCCGGCTGGGCGGGCTCGACCTGTCCGGGTTCACCGCGCTGGTCGCCGAGGGCGGGGTGGTCGAGACGGGCGAGCTGGTCAGCGCGGCCGACCTGCTCCGCCAGGTGGGCACGGTGCCGGGGTTGGCGAAGGTGCTGGACCGGCTCGGGATGGGCGACGCGCCCACCCCGGACGAGGCCGCCGCCGGCATCGAGTTCGTGCTGGAGGGTCTGCACCTGGGCCGCCGGCTGGGCAAGGACGTCACCGACGACGGCCGCGCCCGCTACCGGGGCCGGAGCTGACCCCGGCACGCTGGGAGGACCGCCCGCTGCCACGGTGGCCGGGCGGGGAGCGAGGGAAGGCGGGTGCGGGGCATGGCCGGCAACCGGTTCCGGTACGGGCAGTGGCGGGGCGGTCCCGACCCGCTGGCACCCCCCTACGACGTACGGGCGGCGGTCGACCAGGTCGGCGCGGAGGTGCTGGACGGCGGGAGCCTGCGGGCCGCGCTGCGGAACCTGCTGCGGCACGGTCCGCAGGGCCGGCGCGGGCTGGACGACCTGGTCGCGCGGGCCCGGCGGCTGCGGCGGGACGCGCTGCGCCGGGGTGACCTGGACGGGGCGGTGACCCGGGCACAGGCCCTGCTCGACCAGGCGCTGGCCGCCGAGCGGGACGAGCTGCGCGGCCGGGACGGCGACGACGCCCGGTTCGCCGAGGCGATGCTGGACAACCTGCCCCGGTCCACCGCCCGCGCCGTGCACGAGCTGGCCGGGTACGACTGGGCCAGCGACGCGGCCCGGCAGACGTACCAGCGGATCCTCGACGGGCTCCGGGGTGACGTGCTGGAGCAGCGGTTCGCCGGGCTGCGGGACGCGGCGCGGGCCGCCGCCGACCCGGAGGTGCAGCGCCAGCTCGTCGAGATGATGCGCGACCTGAACGACCTGCTGGCCCGGCACGCCCGCGCGGAGGACACCACCGACGCGTTCGCCGAGTTCATGCGCCGGCACGGCGAGTTCTTCCCGGAGCAGCCCCGGGACGTCGACGAGCTGGTGGACGTGCTGGCCCGCCGGTCGGCGGCCGGGGAGCGGCTGCTGCGGTCGCTGTCGGACCGGCAGCGCGAGGAGCTGGCCGGGCTGATGCGGCAGTCCCTCGGTGACCGGCTCACCGGTGAGCTGTCCGCGCTCGACGCCAACCTGCGTACCCTGCGGCCGGACCTGAACTGGGCCCGGGGCGAGCGGGTCCGGGGCGGGCAGCCGCTGGGGTACGGCGAGGCGTCCGAGGCGCTCGGCGAGATCGCCGACCTGGACGACCTGCTGGACCAGTTGGGCCAGGAACACCCGGGCGCGACCCTGGACGACGTGGATGTGGACGCGGTGGCCCGGACCCTCGGGCGGGACGCCGCCGACGACGTCCGCAACCTTCAGGAGCTGGAGCGGGAGCTGCGCCGGCAGGGCTGGGTGAGCCGGGGCGCGGACGGTCTGACGCTCAGCCCGAAGGCGTTGCGCCGGCTCGCCGGCACCGCGCTGCGGCAGGTCTTCGCCGACCTGACCGCCGGGCCGCGCGGCCAGCACGACCTGCGGTCCGCCGGGGCCGCCGGTGAGGTGAGCGGGGCGTCCCGCCCCTGGGAGTACGGCGACGAGCAGCCCCTAGACGCGGTGCGTACCCTCACCCGGGCGGTGCGCCGGGCCGGGCCGACCGTGCCGTTGCGGCTCACCGCCGACGACTTCGAGGTGCTGGAGACCGAACGGCGGGCCTCGGCGGCGGTGGCGCTCTGCGTCGACCTGTCCTTCTCGATGATCTCGGAGGGGCGGTGGGGGCCGATGAAGCAGACCGCCCTGGCGCTGTCCCACCTGATGGCGACCCGGTTCCCGCAGGACGCCCTCCAGATCATCGGCTTCGGTCGGGCGGCGCTGCCGCTGACCCAGCAGGAGCTGGCGGCGGTCGAGCCGGATCTGGTCCAGGGCACCAACCTCCAGCACGCGCTGAAGCTGGCCGGACGGCACCTGCGCCGGCATCCGGGTGCGGAGCCGGTGGTGCTGGTGGTGACCGACGGCGAGCCGACCGCGCACCTGGACCCGGAGGACGGTCAGCCGGTTTTCCACTGGCCGTCGCTGCCGCAGACGATCGCGTTGACCATCCGGGAGGTGGACCGGCTGACCCGGTACGGGGCGGCCCTGAACATCTTCATGCTCGGCGAGGACGAGGGGCTGTGCCGGTTCATGGAGGGGGTGGCCCGCCGGTCGCGGGGGCGGCTGTTCACCCCGGACCCGGAGGATCTCGGCGAGTTCGTGGTCTCCGACTACCTGCGTACCCGGCAGGGCCGCCGCCGGGCCGCCTGACCGGCCCGCCCTGACCGGCCCGGGGCCGGGGTGCCCGCCGTCGGTCTCCCCGATCGGGGAAACCGGCCGGCGGGCCCGGTGGGCCGCCCTACGCTGGGCGGGTGGAGACCGCCGCGCTGCGCCGGACGTACGACGTCCTGCTCGCCGAGGTCGCGGCGGGCGGGTTCGGCCCACCTCCGGCCGGCGCGCTCGACGCCGGGCAGATCGTCGCCCACCTGGCCGCCAACGACGAGCTGATGAGCGAGGCGACCGAGGCGGTGCTGGCCGGTTCGGAGTTCGCCTACTACGACCTGGTGGACATCCACCGGCCGCAGTTGGACGCGCTGACTGCCCGGCACGGTGGGCTGGCCGGGCTGATCCGGCTGTTCCGGGAGACCAGCCAGCGGTTGTGCGGGTTGACCGAGCAGCTCGGCCCGGCGGCGGGCACGCTCGTCGAGACCCACCTGCGGGAGGGTGCCGAGCTGACCGTGGCCGAGGCGCTGCCCTGGGGGCGCGTCCTCGACCTGCACGGCCGGGTGCACCTGCCCCTGCACCTGGCGCAACTGCGTGCCCTGCGCCCGACCGGCTGACCGGCGGGCTCACCTGCTGACCAGCCGGCCGGCGGGCTGACCGGCCGACCGGCGGGTGGGGTGTCAGTCGACGACCGTGACGTCCTTCCAGAAGGCCACCCGGTCGCGCACCATCTCGGCCTTTGCCATCGGCTCCGGGTAGTACCAGACCGCGTCGGCGCTGGTCCGGCCGTCGTGCTCCAGGCTGTAGTACGAGGCGCTGCCCTTCCAGGGGCAGAAGGTGTGGGTGGACGACTCGCGCAGCACGTCGTCGCGGAGCGCGGACCGGGGGAAGTAGTGGTTGCCCTCGACCAC
Proteins encoded in this region:
- a CDS encoding vWA domain-containing protein, giving the protein MAGNRFRYGQWRGGPDPLAPPYDVRAAVDQVGAEVLDGGSLRAALRNLLRHGPQGRRGLDDLVARARRLRRDALRRGDLDGAVTRAQALLDQALAAERDELRGRDGDDARFAEAMLDNLPRSTARAVHELAGYDWASDAARQTYQRILDGLRGDVLEQRFAGLRDAARAAADPEVQRQLVEMMRDLNDLLARHARAEDTTDAFAEFMRRHGEFFPEQPRDVDELVDVLARRSAAGERLLRSLSDRQREELAGLMRQSLGDRLTGELSALDANLRTLRPDLNWARGERVRGGQPLGYGEASEALGEIADLDDLLDQLGQEHPGATLDDVDVDAVARTLGRDAADDVRNLQELERELRRQGWVSRGADGLTLSPKALRRLAGTALRQVFADLTAGPRGQHDLRSAGAAGEVSGASRPWEYGDEQPLDAVRTLTRAVRRAGPTVPLRLTADDFEVLETERRASAAVALCVDLSFSMISEGRWGPMKQTALALSHLMATRFPQDALQIIGFGRAALPLTQQELAAVEPDLVQGTNLQHALKLAGRHLRRHPGAEPVVLVVTDGEPTAHLDPEDGQPVFHWPSLPQTIALTIREVDRLTRYGAALNIFMLGEDEGLCRFMEGVARRSRGRLFTPDPEDLGEFVVSDYLRTRQGRRRAA
- a CDS encoding sigma 54-interacting transcriptional regulator, yielding MTAPSQVPPVPPADLPGTLGELRATGHRYRTVKQELRDNLLARMRAGQDRFPGIVGYDDTVLPEVERALLAGHDMVLLGERGQGKTRLIRTLATLLDEWTPVIPGSVLNEHPMHPLTPSSRAAVAEAGDALPVGWLHRSMRYGEKLATPDTSVGDLVGDVDPIRIAEGRTLGDPETIHFGLVPRTNRGIFAVNELPDLAERIQVALLNVLEERDIQVRGYQLRLPLDLLLVASANPEDYTNRGRIITPLKDRFGAEIRTHYPLDLDLELALIRQEAQLVAEVPEHVLEVLARFARLVREAPEVDQRSGVSARFAVAAAETVAAGALRRAGLLAAETPSLAAVARVGDAVPVVSTLRGKVEFESGQEDQEAEILAHLLRTAVNETFRSRLGGLDLSGFTALVAEGGVVETGELVSAADLLRQVGTVPGLAKVLDRLGMGDAPTPDEAAAGIEFVLEGLHLGRRLGKDVTDDGRARYRGRS
- a CDS encoding DUF427 domain-containing protein, with amino-acid sequence MPKAVWNDLVIAESDDTVVVEGNHYFPRSALRDDVLRESSTHTFCPWKGSASYYSLEHDGRTSADAVWYYPEPMAKAEMVRDRVAFWKDVTVVD
- a CDS encoding DUF7594 domain-containing protein — encoded protein: MTRTTRGRLVRPVVVLGLVVAAHSVLAAPATAATTRSPAATTRSPTVAATTPVPAAAAALTTTRGPAADGPTTLAALYPVADAWVDSINPTANHGTGSYLKADGLPVAVAYLRFTVQGAGTDPSGVLRLHLETASSTGVEVRAVDDTTWEENTLTYHNAPPTGAVVGSSGPVEAGTWVSVDVSSLITGNGPVTFALTTGNDTGIRITSREGTQKPELLVPAPPNPSPYLVTRTGSTTYQAVSQVTGFTYTGRLKTVVESAVTELDGRGGGTIQFDSGTFDLGTDYFKLVEIDDVTFVGAGMDLTFIRNSSSASADTEPFNTKGAVRMVVRDLTVSAGGPARSTSDALDFDDGIDVLVERVRVNAARGRGIVFDGKNQGWSSTGNTVRNCVVTGTFSDGIELLSASRNTVSGCQINHVGGHGIQVNRSSSGADQPNKTSDRNLVTGNVVDHAGQDGVNVDGGEANQIMNNRITNSSDTSTGRDGIRITTPTGVPCLDNVVAGNVATDDQVIKTQRYGLYVASSECRTTVVGPGNDFAGNRSGTIRDAGTGTIYH
- a CDS encoding aldo/keto reductase, giving the protein MRYVSLDTPKPISRIGLGTWQFGSKEWGYGPEYEQRAAQIVRRALDLGVTLFDTAELYGFGRSERILGAALGDDRAKVVLATKILPVLPIAPVVQQRAVASAGRLGVSHIDLYQVHQPNPVVGDHTTMRGMRVLQDVGLVGEVGVSNYSLRRWQFAEVALGRRVLSNQVRYSLVDRGPENDLLPYAERTGRIVMAYSPLAQGFLSGRYDAGNPPSGAVRRANPYFLPENLTRGAALIGTLREVAAAHDATPSQIALAYLLRHPNVVAIPGASSVEQMERNAAAAEIDLTDTEYDALLAAARGFQPVTGLAAVPRLLRRG
- the mgrA gene encoding L-glyceraldehyde 3-phosphate reductase, with protein sequence MEYVAAEDRYAATSYRRCGRSGLLLPAVSLGLWHNFGHDRPWERQRDIVRRAFDLGVTHFDLANNYGPPPGSAEENFGRLLATDLAPYRDELVISTKAGYRMWPGPYGEWGSRKYLISSLDQSLRRLGVDHVDIFYSHRFDPDTPLEETMGALDAVVRSGRARYVGVSNYDSAQTTRAAEILRDLGTPLLVNQPSYSMFNRWTETDGLLDTLERVGAGCVAFSPLAQGLLTDRYLHGVPADSRIRTSNFLSESALDASTMTTVRALHDVAGRGGRSLAQLALGWALRDPRMTSLIIGASSVGQLEANLAAATRPPLSAEELAEIDQILVDGH